Part of the Fusobacterium sp. FSA-380-WT-3A genome is shown below.
TTTCTTCATAAAAATATAATAAATTTTTTTCTATATAATTTATTTTTTCTTTTTTTATATTTTTGAAAAAAGTTTCCCTTATTAAAAATTTCATACGTATCCTCTTTTCTGTAATTATTTTTTAATATATTAAATTATACTACACTTTATTATTTTATAAAAGTTTTTATTAAAAATGAACCATTTTAATTCATTTTCTTTTTTTTTATTTCATTTTCTCTTGACTTTTAGTTGCTATTGAGCTATACTCTATTAGTAACTAAATATTATTTATTTCTTAGGAGGTCTTTTTTATGGAAAAGATGAAAGATTCTCTAATAATAAAACTTATTATTGGAGTAGTTGTTGGACTTGTTATAGGTCTTTATGTTGGTGAAAGTGTTATAGGGCTTATTAACACTATCAAATTTATTTTAGGACAAGTAATATTCTTTACAGTTCCTTTAATTATTCTTGGATTTATAGCTCCTGCTATAACACAAATGAAATCTAACGCTAGTAAAATGCTTGCTACAATGTTAGGACTTTCATATGTTTCTTCTGTTGGAGCTGCAGTTATGTCTATGATTGCTGGATATGCTTTAATTCCTAAATTAAATATTGTTAATAATGCTGAAGGATTAAAATCTATCCCTGAATTAATTTTTAAAGTTGAAATTCCTCCAGTAATGCAAGTTATGACAGCTTTAGTTCTTGCTATAGTTTTAGGACTTGCTGTTGTATGGACTGGTTCAAAAAGAACTGAAGAATTATTATTAGAATTTGGAAATATTATGTTAGCAGTTGTTAACAGAATAGTAATTCCTATTTTACCAGCTTTCATTGCTTGTACATTTGCAACTCTTGCTTATGAAGGTGGAATTACAAAACAATTCCCAGTATTCGCTAAAGTTATTGTAATTGTATTAGTTGGACACTACATCTGGTTAACTATTCTTTATACAATTGGTGGAATTGTTAATAAATGTAACCCTATGGAAGTATTAAAACATTATGGTCCAGCTTATTTAACAGCTGTTGGAACAATGTCTTCTGCTGCTACATTACCAGTTGCTTTATCTTGTGCTAAAAAATCTACAGTTTTAGATGAAGATATTGTAAACTTTGGTGTGCCATTAGGAGCAACTACTCATCTTTGTGGTTCTGTTTTAACAGAAGTTTTCTTTGTTATGACTGTTTCTAAAATATTATATGGAAACATCCCTAGCTTTGGAACAATGTTATTATTCGTAATTTTATTAGGAGTATTTGCTGTTGGAGCTCCTGGAGTACCAGGTGGAACTGTTATGGCATCAATTGGAATTATCATTTCTGTTTTAGGATTTGATGATACAGGAGTTGCTTTAATGCTTACAGTATTTGCTCTTCAAGATAGTTTCGGAACTGCTTGTAACGTAACAGGTGACGGAGCATTAACTATGATTCTTAACGGATTATATGGTAAGAAAAAGGCTTAATAAAACTTTAAAGTCAAATTAATATAAAATAAAAAGGATGCTATAAAGTAATTTATTATTTTATACATCCTTTTTATTTTACTTGCTTTTATTTTTTTCCTATGTTAAAATTATAAAGTAAATAATTTAGAAAGGCAAAATTATGGATAATAAAAATATTTTTAAAAAACATATTTTATTTTTAGGAATTTTTATATTTTGGTTTATAACTTCCTATTTTAAAATGTGGAATACTTTTTTAGTTCCAACTCCTTGGAAAGTTTTTAATACTTTTATTATATTTATTGAAAATGGAAAATTATTCCATCATCTTTTCACAAGTTTTTTAAGAGTTTTTTTTGGTTTTCTTATTGCTTTTTCTTTAGGAGTTCCTCTTGCTATACTATTTGGAACTTTTCCTAAACTATATATATATTTTCAAGGAATATTAGAATTTTTTAGAAATGTCCCTCCTTTATCCCTTATGCCTCTTATTATTTTATGGTTTGGAATCGGTGAAACTTCAAAAATAGTGATTATAGTTTTGGCTTCTTTTTTCCCTATCTTTTTGAATACTTTAAAAGGAATAAGAAGTTGTGATAAAAAACTTATTGAGGTTGGACAAGTTTTTGGACTTAATAAATGGGAGATATTTAAAAAAATTATATTTCCAAACTCCATTCCTGATATACTTCTTGGAGTAAAACTTTCTATTGGTTATTCATGGAGGTCCATTATAGGAGCTGAAATGATAGCTGCTTCTTCTGGACTTGGATATTTAATATTGGATGGACAACTTTTATCAAGGATAGATATTGTAACCATTGGAATTATTTCCATTGGAATTTTTGGAATTTTTACTGATAAACTCCTATCTAAAATTATTGGAAGTTTTTTAAAGAAGAGAGGTTTTATAGGTTATGAATAAATTTATACTTAAAAATCTTAATAAAAAATTTCAAGATAAAGAAATCTTTAAAAATATAGATTTAGAAATTAATAGTGATGAAATAACTGTTATTTTAGGAAAAAGTGGTTGTGGAAAAACTACTTTACTTAGAATACTAGGTGGTTTAGATAAAGACTTTTTAGGAAATATAACTTTTTTAAAAAATAATATGGAAGTTCCTAATTTTAAAATAGGTTTTGTATTTCAAGAAAGTCGTCTTATGCCTTGGCTTACAGTTGAAAAAAATATAAAAATTCATGATAAAGAAAACAAAATATCTAGCTCTGATGTTGATAAATTCTTATCTTTAGTTTCCCTTGATAATTGTAAAAATCTTTTTCCTAATCAGTTATCTGGAGGAATGAGTAATAGAGTTTCTATAGCTAGAGCACTTTCTTATAATCCAGATATACTTTTAATGGATGAACCTTTTTCAGCTCTTGATTATTTTACTAGAAAAAATTTACAAAAAGTTATAGTTGATGTTTTTAAAAATACTAATAAGGGAATTATTTTTGTAACCCATGATATTGATGAAGCTCTAACTATTGCAAATAAAATTTTAGTTATAAGTCAAAAAAATTTTTACGAATTTTCTTTAGGAAATAATCTAGAAAGAGATATTGATAGTACAAAATTTTTAAACATAAAAAAGGAAATCAAAAAATTATTAGAATAATATTTATAAGGAGATTCAAAATGAAAAAAAAATTATTTGCTATTTTATTACTTGTAGTTTTTGCTTTTATTGGATGTGGTAAAGAAAAAGTAGAGGAATATCCTAAGACAATTAATATGACTTATGTTAAAGCTCCTCTTAATATTCCCTCTATTTTAGGTAGAAATGATGGACTTTTCCAAAAAGCTTTTGATGATGTCAATACAGAAATAAAATTTTCTGAGCTTACAACTGGGCCTGAACAAATCCAAGCTTTAGCATCTGGACAAATGGATATTCTATATGCTCTTAGTTCTACTTCTGCTCTAATAGGAGCTTCTAATGGAGTAGATTTAAAAATTACAGGAGTTTATACTAGAGCTCCAAAAGTATTTATGATATTAACTAAAGATGAAAATATAAAATCACCAAAAGATTTTATTGGAAAAAAAGTTGCTGGTCCTAAAGGAACTATTTTACATCAACTTTTAGTAACATACTTAAATACAGAAAATGTAAATGTTGATGATGTAGAATTTTTAAATATGGGACTTCCTGGAGCAATGTCTGCTCTTTTAAATGGAAGTGTTGATATAGCTCTTTTAGCTGGCCCTGTGGCTCTTAATACTATAAAGTCTGGAGCAAAAGTTATTACAACAGGAGAAGGACTTGTACAAGGTTTAGTTGTTACTGCTGTAAGAGGAGATTTTTTAGAAAAATATCCTAAAGCTATGGAAAGATTTAATAAAACTAATGATGATATTTTAGATATTATAAATAATCATTTTGAGGATATAGTTGATAAAGTTGCTAAGGAAGTTGAAAATACTCCTGAAGAAGTTAGAACTATGTTCCCACTTTATGATTTTAATACTGCTATTACAGAAAATGATATTAAAGATTTAAAAGCTACTCAAGA
Proteins encoded:
- a CDS encoding dicarboxylate/amino acid:cation symporter, with the protein product MEKMKDSLIIKLIIGVVVGLVIGLYVGESVIGLINTIKFILGQVIFFTVPLIILGFIAPAITQMKSNASKMLATMLGLSYVSSVGAAVMSMIAGYALIPKLNIVNNAEGLKSIPELIFKVEIPPVMQVMTALVLAIVLGLAVVWTGSKRTEELLLEFGNIMLAVVNRIVIPILPAFIACTFATLAYEGGITKQFPVFAKVIVIVLVGHYIWLTILYTIGGIVNKCNPMEVLKHYGPAYLTAVGTMSSAATLPVALSCAKKSTVLDEDIVNFGVPLGATTHLCGSVLTEVFFVMTVSKILYGNIPSFGTMLLFVILLGVFAVGAPGVPGGTVMASIGIIISVLGFDDTGVALMLTVFALQDSFGTACNVTGDGALTMILNGLYGKKKA
- a CDS encoding ABC transporter permease, whose amino-acid sequence is MWNTFLVPTPWKVFNTFIIFIENGKLFHHLFTSFLRVFFGFLIAFSLGVPLAILFGTFPKLYIYFQGILEFFRNVPPLSLMPLIILWFGIGETSKIVIIVLASFFPIFLNTLKGIRSCDKKLIEVGQVFGLNKWEIFKKIIFPNSIPDILLGVKLSIGYSWRSIIGAEMIAASSGLGYLILDGQLLSRIDIVTIGIISIGIFGIFTDKLLSKIIGSFLKKRGFIGYE
- a CDS encoding ABC transporter ATP-binding protein; the protein is MNKFILKNLNKKFQDKEIFKNIDLEINSDEITVILGKSGCGKTTLLRILGGLDKDFLGNITFLKNNMEVPNFKIGFVFQESRLMPWLTVEKNIKIHDKENKISSSDVDKFLSLVSLDNCKNLFPNQLSGGMSNRVSIARALSYNPDILLMDEPFSALDYFTRKNLQKVIVDVFKNTNKGIIFVTHDIDEALTIANKILVISQKNFYEFSLGNNLERDIDSTKFLNIKKEIKKLLE
- a CDS encoding NrtA/SsuA/CpmA family ABC transporter substrate-binding protein, with translation MKKKLFAILLLVVFAFIGCGKEKVEEYPKTINMTYVKAPLNIPSILGRNDGLFQKAFDDVNTEIKFSELTTGPEQIQALASGQMDILYALSSTSALIGASNGVDLKITGVYTRAPKVFMILTKDENIKSPKDFIGKKVAGPKGTILHQLLVTYLNTENVNVDDVEFLNMGLPGAMSALLNGSVDIALLAGPVALNTIKSGAKVITTGEGLVQGLVVTAVRGDFLEKYPKAMERFNKTNDDILDIINNHFEDIVDKVAKEVENTPEEVRTMFPLYDFNTAITENDIKDLKATQDFLIANGLQEKAIDVESIIVK